The nucleotide sequence TGGTGAAATGTGAGCATTACTGATCACATTTAACATTCCTGCAATTCTTCTGATAGTTTTTAATCAATATATGTTGTGATAATTTAACTGGTTTATCTAATATCTATACTATATGTGATGTAGAAGGCTGTGTGGCTGGTGAGATTCATGGGTTGCCCACTAGCTGCACACCATATTACTTTTTTTTATCTGTGCACGGTACATGTGGTCCAAGGCTGTCTATCATATATGAAAGGACTTCCATTGTGTCCTTGGAGTTAGTTGAAATTTTTGTATGCCTTATGAGCTTCATGCCTTCCATTGTGTATGGCTTGGAGTAAGTTGAAATTCTCCTATGCCTTCTGAGCTTCATCtttcctcttacaatcttttaacTGTTTAGGATAATTGTTGTTAGAAAAAGGGGTGATGAGAGACATAAAGAGGAATCTTGCATGATTGAAGAAGTATTGCCATTTGCGGTATTCCATCTTTCCTAAGGTAGGAGTCATTTTTCCATAGCTGGGTATGGGAGGATGACCATTCTCCAAGTACGGTTTGGTGAATTGTATGGGTGTGAAGTGTCGGGCTTACTATAACCCATGCGGTGAGATGATGATACCACATGTGGATTTTGTGACATAATTTAAGTGTTACCTTTTGTGGATGACATGGGTCGTTATTCATTAATGCAGACCATCCACCACCAAAACCATGCCATTTATAAAAATACGTCTTGTCACATGGTTGTTTCCATCTCATTGATCAATGTGGCTGGTTTGGATTAGCCCTCCACTGATAGAATTGGGTTATTGCCACTCAGATAGTCCAAAAATGTAGTTTCTGACCAATGCTGTTTTATTTTAATCAGAATAAATATGTTCAAAGCTAGTTATCAGGCATGACTTGCGATATTTGAGTCCAAATTTGTGTCTTATTAGGCTTGTCAAATGGATTGGATGATCTTTTTCCCACCCTTACCTTAACCTCACCAATTAAAGAAATTGATAACCATTAGTTAATGTATCAAGATCTTGCAGATTCTTCTAGTGTAGTTTGTTCACTGAAAACACACCTGGGCAAAGTAAGCCTGTGAAGATAATCCATGGTGAGGGATGTATTATTATAAATCTTAGATTGGAGCATGAAATTCAAGTGTAGCTCTTTTTTTTGTCTGTTTAGTTTTCTTACGATATTTTATCAGCGTGTATAGTTAATTTTCTCTACAACTTTTTGCAGATGAAGTGGTGATGATTTCAATTGCATCTCTTATTGTCCTGTTCAGTGTTCAGAGGTTTGGAACAAGCAAAGTTGGGCTTGCTGTGGGTCCTGCACTGTTTATATGGTTTTGCTCACTTGGATTCGTTGGAATCTACAACCTTTTTAAGTATGGAACAGATGTTTTGAGAGCATTTAGCCCTGTTTATATCTACTATTTTTTCCAAAGAAATCCAACTCAGGCATGGATGTCTCTTGGGGGTTGTCTTCTTTGTGCAACAGGTAAGGAGCAATCTTTTAATTTTACTTATTTACTTAAAGCAAAAGAACAAGTCATTACACTCGATGTCTTGGGTATTGTCATCAGGTTCTATTTTAACAtactattttttcttgaaaaagcaACTGTATCTTGTGTTGCAATAGTGGAGGTTTGACATAGATTGGTACATTCTTCATGCCTAATCTGTACCTCAGGAATAACTGCAACTTATTATGGCCAAATAAGCGTTCTAGGTTTTTATTGCTTCCATCAGGTTTAAATGGTAAAGTTATAGTATTTTCACTGTCTGATTAAAGGTCCATTATATGCATTCTACAAAATTTGTTGACTGTAATTGTCCAATCAGTGTTTGTCTTCCATCAGAACAAGTTGGGATCTAATTGATAAACTAATATTGTTGATCTTAGTCCAATTAGGTAATCTAGTTGTGATATATTAGATGTTTACTATTTTTCATTAGTAGCCAAAATCGTCTTTGATGACATTAAACAGTTAGATGCTACCATTTTTTGACTTCTTCACTGAGTAGTATGTCCAGCTTGTTGCCATATCAAAAACCAATGACTATCTCCATTAAATATGGATGAACCAATATAAACTAAACTGTACAATACAACTGTACCTTGAGGaaacaaaaaacttgaaccatgttTGATGTCTGTTTGTGAATATGTAATATTTACAATGTTGTCCAAGACAATGGCATTCTACCAAGATATCTTTAGGTTGCATTCAACACACAACAGCAATACTGTAATTCCCAGCTGTGTCAGCTAAGATCCCAGAAAAATAGGACATTGTTGCATTTTTTAACTACTCCAAAGTCAACTCAGTATTCAATTAATATGAATTGGAGCTTTCTACCATAACAAACATGTTATTTTGTTAATAGTTTCTTTAGTTCAGGATCCGAAGTGCTTTCTAGTAGCAgtctgattttgatataacttgaCAAAATGACTCATGTGGCAACTTGAGTATAATGAATATGATAGCATGGAGATTATGTGAAGTAAAAAACTGAAATCCTTAGTTACTCATAACAAATACTTCTGTAGCCCTTCTTCAGATTCTCTGTTGCTCAACATTATCTATAACTATTTCTTCAAGCTAAGTGATTGACTTGGCCATTGTATTTCAGGATCTGAGGCAATGTTTGCTGACCTTTGCTATTTCTCTGTTAGATCCGTCCAGGTAAAGCATCGAGAACTAtgaaaatttgtttctttttgtttCCTTTCCTGTTCTTTCAGAActtattttataacatttttacaTGCTCTGATTACTTTAGCTCCTTATTGCAGCTCACCTTTTTGTTTCTCGTTCTGCCATGCCTTATCTTGGGGTACCTTGGTCAGGCTGCATTCCTTATGGAAAATTTTACGGAAAATCAGCAGGTCTTCTTTTCATCTATCCCGAGTAAGCTAGATCAATCTATTTCCTGTCTTCATTACTTTCTTCTAACTGATATCTGCTAGTTGAAGCTAGATCAATCTATTTCTTGTCTTTGTTACTCTTTTGTATCTGCAAGGTTGTCTTCTGCTTGTACTTGTGATGTTCTAATCCATGACACCATCAATCTTTGAGCAACATTACAACTTTTGATCAGTAAACTAGGTCAAAATCCATTTAATATCACAAGTATGCTTTCAAGGTTTGGCAAATTTTCAGGACATAACTATGCTATTTACAATTGCAGGTGAAGCTTTCTGGCCAGTTTTTCTCATAGCAACTATAGCTGCGCTAATTGCAAGTCGAGCAATGACAACAGCAACTTTTTCATGCATAAAACAATCAATAGCTCTTGGCTGTTTTCCTCGACTTAAAATCATACATACGTCTCGGAAGTTCATGGGCCAAATATATATTCCAGTGATAAACTGGTTTCTGCTGGTTTTCTGTGTGGCATTTGTTGCTACCTTTGGTAACATATATGAGATTGGCAATGCATATGGTGCTTTATTCCTATCCTTTTGCTTATCTTTTGCCTTGAAAATGATATTGTGGtccttttttaaatttttgtttaattatgATGATAATCTTCATGACAATGTCTTTTGGTTGGGGATAAAAAAGCTATGGGTAATATGTAGGTGGAGAGAAGAGAAATTTCTGATGCATTGAAGCAAGTAGTCATACTCTTTCTATGGATCACCTCTTTATGTGTCACACTTTTTATTTCTCCATAATTTTGTCTCTTCATCTCTATGTCGTTTGGTTAGCCAGCCCACGTTTGGGGCTTAAGActtgttgttcttgttgttgttgacCAATAGTTCTTGGAACTCATTTTCAGTCACTGAGATTAAAGTTACACCACCTTTCTTAACCATTTTGAATATAATTGCCTGTGTACAGTCTGACTGAATGTTGGATAACATATGGACATTCACATGCAAAGGTTTTCTTATGATGCTCTGATGGATGGATTGTCATGATTCTTATTTACCCATTCTTACATCTTGTAGTATACCTTCCATGATCAAAGTTTCCTCTTGATTTTGATATAAGCAAGTGTTTGATGAGAAGTCCAAGACCAACTCAAGAGTTATTAGGATTAGTGAGGCTCTCTCCTAGGAATTCACATCCCACTTCCTAAATGGAATAATAGAATAAGATGGTAAAATTTTGGAAGCTTGAGAAATCTACACACGTATGATGATAATTATTGTTAGGAGTTTTTTATCTTCATGGTCAGAAAGAGCATGTCATAGTGAATATGGTCCTTCGGTCATTGGCATTTTGATTAGTTTTTCTGCTATATGGAATATGCTTCCTGAATCCTGAGTCCATGTGGCATACACAATGAAGAATTTTCAGTTAATGCCTCTTGAAACTTTTGATCAGAAAATGTGAAAGATTATGAGATTGTCTCACTATTGATATTTCCAACAATACTGGTTCTTCCTATTTCATTATATATTTGTTTCCCTTTTCCAaaatatttttgaatttttttcctttttactgATCGGAATAGCCCATTCATTCATATATGTCTCCTGTTTTGTTTCCTTTATTGACAAAACATATTGTGCAGGCATTGCCGAGCTTGGCGTGATGATTATGACCACAATCTTAGTAACTATAATTATGCTTCTTATATGGCAGATCAACATTGTATTTGTGTTATGCTTCTTGACTTTCTTTCTGGGGTTGGAACTACTTTTCTTCTCTTCAGTTCTGGGtagtgtggtagatggtagctggGTGATGTTGGTTTTTGCAGCAGTATTGTTTATGATAATGTACATATGGAACTATGGCAGCAAGCTTAAGTATGAAACTGAAGTGAAACAGaaactttctatggatttgatgaTGGAACTGGGTAGCAACCTTGGTACTATAAGGGCCCCTGGAATTGGCTTGGTTTACAATGAGCTAGTCAAAGGAATCCCTGCAATCTTTGGTCATTTCTTGACCACTTTGCCAGCAATTCACTCAATGATCATATTTGTGTGCATAAAATATGTGCCAGTTCCTGTCGTGCCACAGACAGAAAGGTTTCTCTTCAGGCGGGTCTGCCCTAAAAGTTTTCACGTGTTTCGTTGCATTGCTCGGTGAGAATAATTTACTAGGCTTTTGAGATGTTTATATTTAGTAGTTTAGGATAACACTGTGGCAAAGATAAAACAATGAAAAACACTTCCAGTTTCTTCTGTCAATTAAAATTTGCAAAacaatatttattttcttctagTGCATTTACTATATTGACAATTCTGAAGGTTTCCATGACTGGTCATTGTTCGCACTCCTAGTGCCTTGACTTAGATGTTGATGTTCTCTCTAGGAAACTATTATCAGTGGGAAACTCAACGAGTGAGAAACAGATCCCGTGTCTATGCACCAAATGAGGATTCTTGTCTTGAATTTGGTTCTGTACAACTACGACCTAAACTAGAATGAAaggtctaatttttttttaatcgagTTACAAAGATGAAATTAGGAGTCCTAAAAGATCTTAATCTTAACAGTAAAATTTTACGTTGAAAATTGGTTAAACTCAAACTAAAAATTGAGTTGAGTCAGATTTAAGTTCTCTTATCTGTTTGTATATTTatggatattttttatgaattttcagAAACATTTTATTGTTATTCAAACAGCTACATGTCATTGAAACTCTCTTTAGAAAACATATCCAGCATATTCTATGTTCATAATTTGCTGTCCTATTTTTCTTCTTTCCatgatattgttataatatactcAAGTAGGGATGATATCTCTGGCACCTCACCCTGGTCATTTAGTCAGTTGGTGGTCTGTAGCTCACTGATTGATATGCACCACACTGCTGTCCTATGGATGCTATGCTTACAAGGAGTCGATGACTTGTACCATCTATCACAGTACAGTTGTTCAACACTTCCACTAATTTGTCTGCTAGTGTGCTTAGTTTTAGTTATTTGATGCAGGTATGGCTACAAGGATGTGCGTAAAGAGCATCACCTGATATTTGAACAACTTTTGATTGAAAGCCTTGAGAAGTTCATACGCAGAGAAGCCCAAGAACGTTCACTGGAGAGCGACGAGGATCGTGACACAGACTCTGAAACTGAGGTTTCTTGTTCAAACATTCTTGTAGCTCCTAATGGCAGCGTTTATTCTCTTGGTGTCCCACTTATGGCTGGTTATAGCGGTATTGATAGGACAATCTCAGAAGCAAGCACTTCCTTTGATGAGCCACGTGATGAAACTGTGACAGATGCACGACAAAGCCTTGAGCGGGAGCTCTCATTCATACACAAGGCAAAAGAGTCCGGCGTAGTTTATCTTCTTGGACATGGTGACATTAGGGCTAGGAAGGAATCTTGGTTCATTAAGAAGCTGGTTATAAACTACTTCTATGCTTTCTTGAGAAGGAACTGCAGAAGAGGTATTGCATCACTAAGCGTTCCCCATACAAACCTGATGCAGGTGGGCATGACTTACATGGTCTGATTTCCTGGTTGCTGCTTTTTCTTCAAGTTGGGTTTACAAATAGTTGGTTCCCATATGTTTGGAACTGTTTGAAAGGTGGTCTAATTTGTAGATTCAGCTGACCCTGGATCTTTAAATGCTAACAAAGATATTATCGAAAGAGTTGTTTGTAGAGAACTGATTGCCCATTCACTTTGATAGGGAGGAAATCGTTCACTTGTTTCTCGATGCAACTTCTCTCCCTTTTTGTTGTGGTAGAAGATTGCATCTAATAATGACATCTTGATGATTAGAGTTCAATACACAGATGCAGCAGACCGATATATTCTGGGGTCACCCTTTTTCAGTCTAGTGTACATTGTATATGCAATGCATTCGGTATTAGATACGTTTACTCAACCTTCAGAACAGTTTAGCTTGCCTTGAAAC is from Musa acuminata AAA Group cultivar baxijiao chromosome BXJ3-8, Cavendish_Baxijiao_AAA, whole genome shotgun sequence and encodes:
- the LOC135586490 gene encoding potassium transporter 7-like, which translates into the protein MAEGSERVYGQLAKMDSTESRWVARDEEEDSDEEGESLSQRMGLESEEEDDNVEQRLIRTAPRIDSFDVEALEVPGAPRNDFEDDSLGRHIVLALQTLGVVFGDVGTSPLYTFDVLFNKYPLAQKEDVLGALSLVLYTLILIPLVKYILVVLWANDNGEGGTFALYSLICRNAKASLLPNQLPSDARISSFRLKVPSPELERSLKIKEYLENSLLLKKLLLILVLFGTSMVIADGVVTPAMSVMSAFSGLKLGISSVEQDEVVMISIASLIVLFSVQRFGTSKVGLAVGPALFIWFCSLGFVGIYNLFKYGTDVLRAFSPVYIYYFFQRNPTQAWMSLGGCLLCATGSEAMFADLCYFSVRSVQLTFLFLVLPCLILGYLGQAAFLMENFTENQQVFFSSIPSEAFWPVFLIATIAALIASRAMTTATFSCIKQSIALGCFPRLKIIHTSRKFMGQIYIPVINWFLLVFCVAFVATFGNIYEIGNAYGIAELGVMIMTTILVTIIMLLIWQINIVFVLCFLTFFLGLELLFFSSVLGSVVDGSWVMLVFAAVLFMIMYIWNYGSKLKYETEVKQKLSMDLMMELGSNLGTIRAPGIGLVYNELVKGIPAIFGHFLTTLPAIHSMIIFVCIKYVPVPVVPQTERFLFRRVCPKSFHVFRCIARYGYKDVRKEHHLIFEQLLIESLEKFIRREAQERSLESDEDRDTDSETEVSCSNILVAPNGSVYSLGVPLMAGYSGIDRTISEASTSFDEPRDETVTDARQSLERELSFIHKAKESGVVYLLGHGDIRARKESWFIKKLVINYFYAFLRRNCRRGIASLSVPHTNLMQVGMTYMV